In a genomic window of Sulfurisphaera tokodaii str. 7:
- a CDS encoding metallophosphoesterase family protein codes for MGLFRRKAEPQVDKKQMIKILYTSDLHGSDIVFKKFLNAGLQFKVDAFIIGGDLAGKALFAIVDLGNGRYKLDNQEFGRDGLQKVIDEIRNQGNYYTIVDQKEFEEMQNNKKIVDEKFKQAMSEVVRGWIKIAEEKLKGTNIPIYVNLGNDDPEFLFDVIAESDIMHKAEGEVIRIGDHEMVSYGYVNPTPWHTPREQDEETLYKNLKEIVNKIEDQSKAIYNFHAPPFNTHLDNAPLLDENLKPVVKGGEIVFTHVGSKSVRKIIEEYQPLVGLHGHIHESRGFDKIGRTMVFNPGSEYSEGILHSLYLVLEGDKIKTYMFRNG; via the coding sequence GTGGGGCTTTTTAGAAGAAAAGCTGAACCTCAAGTTGACAAAAAACAAATGATAAAAATCTTATATACAAGTGATTTACACGGCTCTGATATTGTATTTAAAAAGTTCTTAAATGCTGGATTACAGTTCAAAGTTGATGCTTTCATAATAGGGGGCGATTTAGCTGGAAAAGCGTTATTCGCAATTGTAGATCTTGGTAACGGAAGATACAAGTTAGATAACCAAGAATTTGGAAGAGATGGTTTACAAAAAGTTATTGATGAAATCAGAAATCAAGGAAACTATTATACTATAGTTGATCAGAAAGAGTTTGAAGAGATGCAAAATAATAAGAAGATTGTAGATGAGAAATTTAAACAAGCAATGAGTGAAGTTGTAAGAGGATGGATAAAAATTGCTGAGGAGAAACTTAAAGGAACAAATATACCAATTTACGTTAATTTAGGCAATGATGATCCAGAATTCTTATTTGATGTTATAGCTGAAAGCGATATAATGCATAAGGCCGAAGGAGAGGTAATAAGAATAGGCGACCATGAGATGGTATCTTATGGCTATGTTAATCCAACTCCTTGGCATACACCAAGAGAACAAGACGAAGAAACACTCTATAAAAATTTAAAGGAAATTGTAAATAAAATAGAAGATCAAAGTAAGGCTATTTATAACTTTCATGCTCCACCATTTAATACACATCTTGATAATGCGCCACTCCTAGATGAAAATCTTAAGCCAGTAGTAAAAGGAGGAGAAATAGTATTTACCCATGTAGGTTCAAAGAGTGTTAGAAAGATAATTGAAGAGTATCAGCCATTAGTTGGACTTCATGGGCATATACATGAATCTAGAGGATTTGATAAGATAGGTAGGACAATGGTATTTAATCCAGGCAGTGAATATAGTGAAGGTATACTTCATTCACTGTATCTAGTGCTTGAAGGAGATAAAATAAAAACATATATGTTTAGGAATGGGTAA
- a CDS encoding IS1 family transposase, translating to MGRKPVFRQDLACPSCGSHHVVKCGKPLGRQRFLCRDCGKYFLADAIYHHHSKEVREKALRMYTNGMSMRAISRVLNVPLGTVFTWIKRYGKRKYEKLVDLWNKAKELVKGKVVTKVVDEMWTYLYRNTRAFYKWVFTCYVYTRLGLYIIYSVGDRDENTFREVKDYVPDDGRWVSDDYNVYFWLKNHTVVSLVNPNEGLHSSLRDRLVRFKRATKAVNRSINMVKYSIALVLWERRLIPEFVA from the coding sequence ATGGGTAGGAAGCCTGTATTTAGGCAAGATTTAGCTTGTCCCTCTTGTGGTAGTCATCACGTCGTTAAGTGCGGTAAGCCTCTTGGTAGGCAGAGGTTTCTGTGTAGGGATTGCGGTAAGTACTTCCTTGCAGACGCAATTTATCACCACCACTCTAAGGAGGTGAGGGAGAAGGCTTTGAGGATGTATACTAATGGTATGAGTATGAGAGCTATTTCTAGGGTTCTTAACGTACCTCTGGGTACTGTTTTCACTTGGATTAAGCGTTATGGTAAGAGGAAATATGAGAAGCTAGTGGACTTGTGGAATAAGGCTAAAGAGCTGGTCAAGGGTAAGGTCGTTACTAAGGTTGTTGATGAGATGTGGACATACTTGTACAGAAACACTAGGGCTTTCTACAAGTGGGTATTCACTTGTTATGTGTACACTAGGCTAGGGTTATACATAATTTACTCTGTGGGTGATAGGGACGAGAATACTTTTCGTGAGGTCAAGGACTACGTGCCAGATGATGGTAGGTGGGTGAGTGATGATTACAACGTTTACTTTTGGTTAAAAAACCACACGGTAGTCTCACTTGTTAATCCCAACGAGGGGCTTCATTCCTCACTGAGGGATAGGCTTGTACGTTTCAAGAGGGCTACGAAGGCTGTTAACAGGAGTATAAATATGGTGAAGTATTCTATAGCACTAGTCTTGTGGGAGAGAAGGCTAATCCCAGAATTTGTAGCTTAA
- a CDS encoding alpha/beta hydrolase family protein gives MRSLVIHGKGSSPEKVEWLAKPLRSFGEVIVPDFEIEVKEGVEKALQYNFDCIAGHSRGGTIALIVGALKGSCVIAVSAPSDRRKQKEYLSKFPQGTIQHKIYEDLIKLPDYEFDYSPLKYADKLKDVLLIHGENDEIVSKEHSIVMCEEIKKYGGNCELHIIPNMKHTPLGQQYSTIWNIIENWIRKRLQNSSQ, from the coding sequence ATGAGAAGTCTAGTTATTCATGGAAAGGGCTCTTCACCAGAGAAAGTAGAGTGGTTAGCTAAACCATTAAGATCTTTTGGTGAGGTTATTGTACCCGATTTTGAAATTGAAGTAAAGGAAGGTGTCGAAAAAGCTTTACAATATAATTTTGACTGTATTGCTGGCCATTCAAGAGGAGGAACTATTGCACTAATTGTTGGAGCGTTGAAAGGTAGTTGTGTTATTGCAGTTTCAGCACCTTCAGATAGGAGAAAGCAAAAGGAGTATCTTTCTAAGTTTCCTCAAGGAACTATACAACATAAGATTTACGAAGATTTAATAAAACTACCAGACTACGAATTCGATTACTCACCTCTAAAATATGCTGACAAATTAAAAGACGTATTGTTAATTCACGGAGAGAATGATGAGATAGTATCTAAGGAGCATTCAATTGTAATGTGTGAGGAGATAAAGAAATATGGCGGCAATTGCGAACTGCATATTATCCCCAATATGAAGCATACGCCACTAGGGCAGCAATATTCAACAATCTGGAATATAATAGAAAATTGGATAAGAAAAAGATTACAGAACTCCAGTCAATAA
- a CDS encoding thioesterase family protein: MKVGESLEKTFIVKPEHSASAVSSGAVNVLSTPIMIAFMEDVSFTLAQKYLEKGKTTVGYHVDVKHLAPAPIGSEVRVKSTLIEINGKKLKFKVEAYYKDKKIGEGIHERVIVDTDEFMKRVNE, translated from the coding sequence GTGAAAGTTGGAGAATCGTTAGAAAAAACTTTTATCGTAAAGCCTGAGCATTCGGCATCTGCTGTCTCAAGTGGTGCAGTTAACGTATTATCTACCCCAATAATGATAGCATTTATGGAAGATGTATCCTTTACCTTGGCTCAAAAATATTTAGAGAAAGGTAAGACTACTGTAGGATATCACGTTGATGTTAAGCATTTAGCTCCAGCACCTATTGGAAGTGAGGTTAGAGTGAAATCAACATTAATTGAAATAAATGGTAAGAAGCTTAAATTTAAGGTTGAGGCATATTATAAGGATAAGAAGATTGGTGAAGGAATTCATGAAAGAGTCATTGTTGATACAGATGAGTTTATGAAGAGGGTTAATGAATGA
- a CDS encoding DUF3834 domain-containing protein, translated as MLVTAPFAGPVSFPLLVAKVLSKVNFELKNSCETNEIGDVVLDSIINVAKLRLKGYRIVAGVFVKMYSLIGNKNSEIIYTIRQGTLADYNARVYAKLTNKKEVVNTTPEDALKRAEEGKLALVGIEVKLGELFEDEMMKLNHFVPQCVIYSKTYPTEVIEAYEEGIRLMRERPEESALIISSASKYYSLQVMKNIIHVYNHRLTTKEDDLSKSIELYSLVKPEVKDLEIY; from the coding sequence ATGTTAGTTACTGCACCTTTTGCAGGCCCGGTCTCGTTCCCCTTATTAGTTGCTAAAGTACTAAGTAAAGTAAACTTTGAACTAAAAAACAGTTGTGAAACAAATGAGATTGGAGACGTTGTTCTTGATTCAATTATAAATGTGGCAAAACTCAGGTTAAAAGGGTATAGAATCGTAGCGGGAGTATTCGTTAAAATGTACTCGTTAATAGGCAATAAGAACTCTGAGATAATTTACACGATTAGGCAAGGGACTTTAGCTGACTATAATGCTAGAGTTTATGCAAAATTAACTAACAAAAAGGAAGTGGTTAATACTACTCCAGAAGATGCTCTAAAGAGAGCAGAAGAGGGGAAATTAGCATTAGTCGGTATTGAAGTCAAATTAGGAGAGCTATTCGAGGATGAAATGATGAAACTTAACCATTTTGTACCACAATGTGTTATTTATTCAAAAACCTATCCAACAGAAGTAATTGAGGCTTATGAAGAGGGCATTAGACTAATGAGGGAAAGACCAGAAGAGTCTGCATTAATTATCTCTTCGGCAAGCAAATACTATTCACTGCAAGTAATGAAGAATATTATTCATGTTTATAATCACAGATTAACTACAAAGGAAGATGATTTAAGTAAGAGTATTGAATTATATAGTTTAGTTAAGCCGGAAGTGAAAGACCTTGAAATTTACTAA
- a CDS encoding MBL fold metallo-hydrolase, with protein MKFTKNVEVIPGSPNTLIYDNRVVIDLGGRNSNLDISAEVQLATHGHSDHIAGLLKKANVKYLPKEDYWALTLMGRRAMIYGFSSKDSPLFTYDFIKDNLSEDFKDVEIQKIKLPGHTPGHTVYIVDSVLYAGDAFFGQKVLENFGVPFYTDFWEALNSLYKIKELIKSVDYVVIAHGPIYTNKRKMEELLDFNISFNEKLVQKVKDLITGNEMTAEEVTYRISGNRDVANILLNSVTIKSILFQVAKNIRVSEKGILFSA; from the coding sequence TTGAAATTTACTAAAAACGTAGAAGTTATCCCTGGAAGTCCTAATACTTTGATTTATGATAATAGAGTTGTAATAGACCTTGGTGGTAGAAACTCAAACCTTGATATAAGTGCTGAAGTACAATTAGCAACTCATGGACATAGTGATCATATTGCTGGGTTATTAAAAAAGGCTAATGTTAAGTATTTACCGAAAGAAGATTACTGGGCTTTAACATTAATGGGAAGAAGGGCTATGATTTACGGCTTTAGTTCTAAAGATTCACCTTTGTTTACATATGATTTCATAAAAGATAACTTGAGCGAAGATTTTAAAGATGTAGAAATACAGAAAATAAAATTGCCCGGACATACTCCCGGTCATACAGTTTACATAGTAGATAGTGTGCTTTACGCTGGTGATGCGTTCTTTGGGCAAAAAGTGCTTGAAAATTTTGGAGTGCCTTTTTATACTGACTTTTGGGAGGCGTTAAATTCTCTTTATAAAATAAAAGAGTTGATTAAGAGTGTTGATTATGTTGTTATCGCTCATGGTCCAATTTATACTAATAAGAGAAAGATGGAAGAGTTATTAGATTTTAATATCTCTTTTAATGAAAAGTTAGTTCAAAAAGTCAAGGATCTAATTACTGGAAATGAAATGACTGCTGAGGAGGTAACTTATCGTATTTCTGGAAATAGGGACGTTGCAAATATTCTTTTAAACTCGGTTACTATAAAGTCTATTCTATTTCAAGTAGCTAAAAACATTAGGGTTAGTGAGAAAGGAATTTTATTTTCAGCTTGA
- a CDS encoding cbb3-type cytochrome c oxidase subunit I gives MNGLIKFIVNLFQLDKDWITKITMAMIVLSIIWGLLGIIDALMVRIQEASWGLMQLLPLTPQEYYASITLHGMRDLFGFAQQLEFAIFTYFTFKMLNIQPRAKWIYNLAFILFNIAFMLLEGPILITAAQGFDNYFSAEGWYYLSPLGIPNYSLYVVSPLWYYGWMLIDIATYMQTIWLSYHYYVASKTTKEKLPIFLVFVLMDILLYAIGYSGETVANVWDILAFAGIVGLNVIANQIAFGILWHAVVYMAWLPAVAAMYLLIPTLANKPLYSDRMGRVAAVLYLIFSNNVPIHHLYMVDLPIAIKVLTEILTYGVVLPSLMTFLNLWATAKGAQVSWNILTAFTVMSFTGSIFSGVTGISNATITFDAVIHETMWVVGHFHGFILLSIVPAGFAILYLMIPMMTGRQWYSAKLMWIHFWGYLFGASMVVIGFDELGLTGLLRRDETYPLTSTFISGEVLSTVGAIIADLATVAWLFNVILTLIRGRTTVVSSLQDSINIVMAQSTISRIEIEKIARKLKI, from the coding sequence ATGAACGGTTTAATAAAATTCATCGTGAACCTGTTCCAGTTAGATAAAGACTGGATCACAAAAATAACAATGGCTATGATTGTGCTAAGTATCATATGGGGATTACTAGGAATTATTGACGCTTTAATGGTTAGAATACAGGAGGCATCTTGGGGTTTGATGCAATTATTACCCCTAACGCCACAAGAGTATTATGCCTCTATAACACTTCATGGTATGAGAGATTTATTTGGTTTTGCACAGCAACTAGAGTTTGCAATTTTTACTTATTTCACGTTTAAAATGTTAAATATACAGCCAAGGGCAAAGTGGATATACAACCTTGCATTTATACTTTTCAACATTGCATTTATGTTACTTGAAGGACCTATTCTAATAACAGCAGCTCAAGGATTTGATAACTATTTTTCTGCAGAAGGCTGGTATTATTTATCGCCCCTTGGAATCCCTAATTACTCACTTTATGTAGTTTCACCATTATGGTATTATGGTTGGATGTTAATTGATATAGCGACATATATGCAGACTATTTGGCTGAGCTATCATTATTACGTTGCAAGTAAAACTACTAAGGAAAAGTTACCGATCTTTTTAGTATTTGTGTTAATGGATATATTACTCTATGCTATAGGTTACTCTGGTGAAACTGTAGCTAATGTTTGGGATATATTAGCTTTTGCCGGTATTGTTGGATTAAATGTAATTGCTAACCAAATTGCATTTGGAATTCTATGGCATGCGGTAGTTTATATGGCTTGGCTGCCAGCCGTTGCTGCAATGTATTTATTAATTCCAACTTTAGCTAATAAACCTCTCTACAGTGACAGAATGGGTAGAGTTGCAGCAGTACTTTACTTAATTTTCTCTAACAACGTGCCCATTCACCATTTATATATGGTCGATTTGCCAATAGCAATAAAGGTCCTTACTGAGATACTTACTTATGGGGTAGTTTTACCTTCATTAATGACATTCCTTAACTTATGGGCTACAGCTAAAGGTGCACAAGTTTCATGGAATATTCTTACAGCATTTACTGTTATGTCATTTACTGGTTCAATTTTCTCTGGTGTAACTGGAATCTCTAATGCAACAATAACTTTTGATGCTGTAATCCATGAAACTATGTGGGTTGTCGGTCATTTTCATGGTTTTATATTACTCTCTATAGTCCCAGCTGGTTTTGCAATACTATATTTAATGATACCAATGATGACTGGAAGGCAATGGTATTCCGCAAAGTTAATGTGGATTCACTTCTGGGGCTATTTGTTTGGGGCATCAATGGTAGTTATAGGGTTTGATGAACTAGGACTAACTGGTTTATTAAGAAGAGATGAGACTTATCCTTTAACCTCTACGTTTATTTCTGGTGAAGTTTTATCAACTGTAGGTGCAATAATAGCTGATTTAGCTACAGTTGCATGGTTATTTAATGTTATTTTAACTTTAATAAGAGGAAGGACTACTGTGGTTTCAAGTTTACAAGATTCAATTAATATCGTTATGGCTCAATCTACCATATCTAGAATAGAAATTGAAAAAATAGCAAGGAAATTAAAGATTTAA
- a CDS encoding RNA-guided endonuclease InsQ/TnpB family protein — protein MKRTNVVKLIVDKQTHERLKELAITTAKCWNEVNWLRMQQYKEGERVDFNGSEKTVYSKYKTVLKVNAQQVMRKNAEDWRSFFALIEMKKEGKLPSWFKPRPPGYWKENGKYKLMVIIRNDRYVVNEEKREIYLKDFHLTLKFKGKLKWKGKQGRLEIIYNEARKSWYAHIPVELEHKVEKGNLTASVDLGIVNLATVYVEDGSWYLFKSGSVLSQYEYYSKKIQVAQKTLARHKQRRSRKLKLLYEKRSRFLKHALNSMVRKVMELLKDKGVGKIVVGHPKDIVRGRGNKLTVNFWNYGYVIKRFKGVGEEVGIDVVEVSEAYTSKTCSLCGEAHKSGRIKRGLFKCPRTGKVINADLNGAINILHIPESRGARGGGQPLARDRGNGLKAQPVVYRWTNGAGWVCITPTSYEVVRMKVVNHKPVNHPKGTLAL, from the coding sequence ATGAAGAGGACTAACGTAGTTAAACTAATAGTAGACAAGCAAACCCACGAAAGACTGAAGGAGTTGGCTATTACCACAGCGAAGTGTTGGAACGAAGTGAACTGGTTAAGGATGCAACAGTACAAGGAAGGGGAGAGAGTAGACTTCAACGGTTCTGAGAAGACGGTATATTCAAAATACAAAACAGTGCTCAAAGTAAACGCACAACAAGTTATGAGGAAGAACGCGGAGGACTGGAGGAGCTTCTTCGCGTTAATAGAGATGAAAAAGGAGGGAAAACTACCGAGCTGGTTCAAACCGAGACCTCCAGGGTACTGGAAGGAAAACGGCAAGTATAAGCTCATGGTTATTATTAGAAACGATAGGTATGTGGTAAACGAAGAGAAGAGGGAAATTTACTTGAAGGACTTCCACCTCACCCTCAAGTTTAAGGGGAAACTCAAGTGGAAAGGAAAACAAGGCAGACTAGAGATAATCTATAACGAGGCAAGGAAATCGTGGTATGCACATATACCAGTGGAGTTAGAACATAAAGTAGAGAAGGGTAATTTGACGGCTTCAGTAGACTTAGGCATAGTTAACCTAGCTACAGTGTACGTCGAAGACGGGTCGTGGTACTTGTTTAAGAGTGGGTCTGTTTTATCCCAATACGAATATTACAGCAAGAAAATACAAGTTGCCCAGAAGACCTTAGCGAGGCACAAGCAGAGGAGAAGCAGGAAGCTGAAGCTCTTGTACGAGAAGAGGAGTAGGTTCCTAAAACACGCCTTAAACAGCATGGTTAGGAAGGTAATGGAGCTATTGAAGGATAAAGGAGTAGGCAAGATAGTTGTAGGTCATCCTAAAGACATAGTGAGGGGTCGTGGAAATAAGCTGACGGTCAACTTCTGGAACTACGGCTATGTCATCAAGAGGTTTAAGGGAGTCGGGGAGGAGGTTGGCATAGACGTTGTCGAGGTCAGTGAGGCTTACACTTCAAAGACTTGTTCCCTGTGCGGGGAAGCCCACAAAAGTGGGCGTATTAAACGCGGTTTGTTTAAGTGTCCCCGCACGGGGAAGGTAATAAATGCGGACTTAAACGGTGCGATAAACATCCTACATATCCCCGAGTCCCGAGGAGCTAGGGGCGGAGGGCAACCCCTAGCTAGGGATAGGGGTAATGGGCTGAAGGCCCAGCCCGTGGTCTACCGCTGGACGAACGGAGCGGGGTGGGTGTGTATAACACCCACTAGCTATGAAGTTGTGAGGATGAAGGTGGTAAACCACAAACCTGTGAACCACCCTAAGGGAACCCTCGCCCTTTAG
- the tnpA gene encoding IS200/IS605 family transposase, giving the protein MEYKSTRHAKYLCNYHFVWIPKYRRKVLTGEVAEYTKEVLRTIAEELGCEVLALEVMPDHIHLFVNCPPRYAPSYLANYFKGKSARLILKKFQELKKSTNGKLWTRSYFVSTSGNVSSETIKKYIEEQWAKENEED; this is encoded by the coding sequence GTGGAATACAAATCAACTAGGCATGCAAAGTACCTCTGCAACTACCACTTCGTATGGATACCGAAATACCGTAGGAAAGTGCTAACAGGCGAAGTTGCTGAATACACTAAAGAGGTACTAAGAACCATAGCAGAAGAGTTGGGCTGTGAAGTATTAGCCCTAGAAGTAATGCCAGACCACATCCACCTATTCGTTAACTGCCCACCGAGATACGCACCGTCATATTTAGCAAACTACTTCAAAGGAAAATCAGCAAGACTAATACTCAAGAAGTTCCAAGAGCTGAAGAAATCTACTAACGGGAAGCTATGGACTAGAAGCTACTTCGTATCGACTTCTGGTAACGTATCCAGCGAGACGATAAAGAAGTACATTGAAGAACAGTGGGCGAAAGAGAATGAAGAGGACTAA